One Mycobacterium paraseoulense genomic window, CAGGGCGACTATGGGCAAGAAATTCCGCCCTGGCGTTACGACCGCGGCGCTCGCGCGCCTACTCCGAAAGCACCGCGACGGGGACGTCGTCGGCCCAGGGCTGCCGGGTCACCATGTCCGCGACCCGGACGACGCCGCGCTCGAACTCGCCCGTCGCCGCATCCACCAACCGGTAGGCCTGGATCTGCTTGTGGATCGGCTGGGCATCGAGCAGGACCACTCGCACCTCGCCGGGCTCGAAGTGGCAGCGCTCCTGCAGCGCGGCGATCAGCTGCTCGTTGTGCATGTGGCCGTCGCCGAAATTCCAGCCGATGGCGGTGCTGCAAATGCGCTCGCCGTCGATGAGGATGTAGTCGTCCTCGTTGTGGCCCGCCATTGCGCGGTGCGCCAGCGTGAACAACGCGCGGCCGTGAGTGTTGAACCCGCGGAACGCATATCCCATGTAGAGCGGGATCTGGGCGGCCTCCGGGCTGCCGTAGAACCGCTCCAGCTGGGCCTGCGGCATGCTCGCGATCGCCACGATGCCCCTGCTGATCTTGTCGTTGGCCGAGGGTTTGATGCACCACAGCGTGGTGTCCCAGTTCCCGGCGTAGTACCGCATCCCCGGCAGGAATGAGATTTTGCGTGGAAACAGGTTGCCCAGCAAGACGATTCCCGCGATGACCACGAACAGGATCGCCACCACCACCGGGTGTCTCAGGTCGCGTAGGCCCAGCCTGGCGTGCGCGACGAACAAGGCGAGCACGCCGTAGATCATGAAGACGTTCCACTCCAGCGGCACGCCCATCGGGATCGACACGAGAATGCCCAAGTGGAAACAGACCATGACGACGGCGGCCACCGTGATCGGCGAGCCGCTGTGGCAGAAGAACAACGGCAGCGGCACCAGCATCTCGATGGCGGTGCTCACGTGCGCCACCCAGCGCGACAGCCGCCCGGGCCGCAGGTCGTCCGGAAACCTCTCGAAGAACTGCCGTTTCAGCCACCGGGGACGCACCAGCGGGTTGTTGGACATCATCGTGGAGATCACGAACGGGAAGTGCTTGTTGAGCTTCGACGTCGCGGCACCCATCCAGATGACCAGGAACACCACCTTGGACCCGACGATCATGTCGGCGCCGCCGAACAGGAACGTCACCGCCATGGTCGCGTAGACCTCGCCGCGGGCGGCCAAGAAGATCACCTTGTCGCGCAGGCCCAGCACGCCGAGCAGCAGCAGGATCAGCACGATCTTCCAGGTCGGCAGCAACCCGACCGTCGTGCCCAGCTCCGGTATCGGCCCGGTGCCGTCGGAGAACAACGCACTGAAGGTCACCAGCAGGAACAGCGCGTACAGCGCGACGTCGATCGGCTTACGCTTGGTGCCCCTGGTCAGGGGCACCCGGTCCGGCCACGGTGGCAGCCGGATGGTGCCGAACCGCATCCAGTAGAGGATCGAGCCCATGGGTGGGAAGAACCGGTTGTTCAGCGGCCCGAACCCGCAACCCAGCCCGATCACCTCGAACAGCATCGTGTAGAGGACGACCTTCTCGAACGCGATGGGCTCCGACCACCACGACGCGACGTTGGTGAAGCCGCCGAACCCTTTGGTCGCCGAGGCGAACAGCCAGGCGCCGAGGATGTAGAGCAGGATTTTGACGACATAGAACAGGTGCAGCGCGACCGGCGTGCCGAAACCGACCTCGGCCCAGTGCTTGGCCATCGGACGGATCTTCTCGCTACGGGTGCCCTTGTTCCACTCGGCCATGTCGAGCTGCGGCAGCTCAGGCTTGAGAAATCCCATGGTGGTCAGATTAGAACGTGTTCTAGGCGCGCGGCACCCGAGCCGGGCAAGAAACCTTTGCCCATGACTTGGCCGCCGGATAGCGTGAAGGC contains:
- a CDS encoding DUF3556 domain-containing protein, with the translated sequence MGFLKPELPQLDMAEWNKGTRSEKIRPMAKHWAEVGFGTPVALHLFYVVKILLYILGAWLFASATKGFGGFTNVASWWSEPIAFEKVVLYTMLFEVIGLGCGFGPLNNRFFPPMGSILYWMRFGTIRLPPWPDRVPLTRGTKRKPIDVALYALFLLVTFSALFSDGTGPIPELGTTVGLLPTWKIVLILLLLGVLGLRDKVIFLAARGEVYATMAVTFLFGGADMIVGSKVVFLVIWMGAATSKLNKHFPFVISTMMSNNPLVRPRWLKRQFFERFPDDLRPGRLSRWVAHVSTAIEMLVPLPLFFCHSGSPITVAAVVMVCFHLGILVSIPMGVPLEWNVFMIYGVLALFVAHARLGLRDLRHPVVVAILFVVIAGIVLLGNLFPRKISFLPGMRYYAGNWDTTLWCIKPSANDKISRGIVAIASMPQAQLERFYGSPEAAQIPLYMGYAFRGFNTHGRALFTLAHRAMAGHNEDDYILIDGERICSTAIGWNFGDGHMHNEQLIAALQERCHFEPGEVRVVLLDAQPIHKQIQAYRLVDAATGEFERGVVRVADMVTRQPWADDVPVAVLSE